GAAGGCATCACCCCGGACGTCATGACCCTGGCCAAAGGCTTGGGCAACGGAATTCCCATCGGAGCTTGCCTGGCCCGGGGCAAAGCAGCCGACCTGTTTACCCCCGGCAGCCACGGCAGTACGTTCGGTGGCAATCCTTTGGCATGCCGCGTCGGTTGCACCGTGCTGGATATCGTTAAAGAACAAGGGTTGCTGGAGAACGCCAAACTGCAGGGAGAACGCTTGCTCGCCAGATTGCGCATCGAATTGGCCGATGACCCCAACGTCCTGGCAATTCGCGGCCAGGGTTTGATGATCGGCATCGAACTCAAACAGCCGATTCGCGACCTGACCCTGATAGCTGCTCGGGATCACGGACTGTTGATCAACGTGACACGGGGCAAGACCATTCGCCTGCTGCCACCGCTGACTATTGATGAGCGGGAAGTGGAGATGATTGTCAGAGGGATTTGTGGGGCGATAAGCGTAGTTTGACCGCACTCTGTCTGCAGGAGCAGCCTTCGGCAGCTCCTGCAGAGTCGATGTCTGGGTCAGTGGAACAAATCTGCCAAAGAAAATGGCGGAGGCGATCAGTCGATTTTTTGCATCGTGCTGACGAAAGCCGTGACTTCGGCCCGGTTCATCAGTTGAAGTTTCGAGCTGCGAAACGCTTTGAACAAATGCCTATGCGCGGCAAACCCACTGGATCCTTCGCGGATGCGGTAGGTCTTCGCCCATTCCTGTAGCGCTATCAACAACTCGTCACTATCGTTTCGCTTCGCCTCTCGCTGGCGAATATGGCTGACACAGTCTTCGTCCTCCGGACACAGCCAAATCAGGGCTGTCGCCTGTTCCACCAATTCACTGACCATCCATCCATACACACCCTCGATAATCCAGCGCTCCTCATTCGCTGCCATTTTCGCCATTTTCAATGCTTCGGCACGTGGACGAGCGATGCTGTGTTCATCGGATATCCAGTGAATCAGGTCGAGATCGATCCAGGGCACTTGTAGATGCTCGGCCAGTCGTTTGGCCAGCCAACTCTTGCCCGAGCCGGAGTTGCCGATGATCAAGGTTCGGGTGAGGTTTATGCTGTGCAGGTAATAATTGCTCATGGCAACTCGGGCAAAGTCATTCAACCGCTTCGGAAATTTCAGGCGCAATCATCCGCGTCTTCGGCGATCCATCCGCATTGAATTGATAAATATCCTGCGGCTGGCCCTTTTCATTGAAGAACACTTGGCCGACTCCTGCTGAGTTCCACAGCCGTTCCCCTGCTTCGGCGTGTGCGGGAATGTGCGGAACGATGTGCATGCGCCGGCGCTTGGTCAGCCAATTGAGGGGCGAGCGGGGCGAGTAGAGCCAGCGGTTGAGGCGGTCGAACCATTCGAGCAGGGCGGGCGGGAATTCGTTTTTGATGCCGCTGCTGGTGATCTGCCAGATGCGCGGGCCGGCCTTGCGGTGTCGGATCAATACTTCGTAGACGAAGGAATAATGCACATCACCGGACAGCACCACGTAGTTACCGGGTGTGCGGGAGTGTCGGAAAATGTTCAGGATTACTTGGGCCGCGCCGCGATGGGCCATCCAGTTTTCGGCGTCCACCAACAGTGGATAACCGCACCAGCTAAACACCCGCTGCACGGTTTCGATCAGTTTGACGCCGAAGATCGGCGCCGGTGAAACGATGATTGCCGAGGGATGATCGAGCAATTCCTGCTGCAACTCACTGAGCGCTTCCCAATCCAGCAGCCCCGACGGTTGCTTGAGATTCATTTCGCTGCGCCAGCGCCGAGTGCGGGTATCGAGCACCACCAGCGCCGGGCGGGTGGGCAGCACGTAATGCCACTTCTGAAAGCTCAGCAGCTCATCGATCAACCCATCCTGGACATCGCTGTCGAGGTAATGGTCTTGCCCCGTGTCACTCAATAGACGGGTTTTTTCCAGCATGCTGCCAAACGCGTCGGGGTTATTGCCCCAACCCTGACACAACATATAAGCGAGCAGCGCGTTGCCGATGATGCGCTTGGAGAAAGGATGGCCGTAGGCCGTTTCCTCCCATTGCGCGGAAAGATTCCAGTCATCAGTAATGTCGTGGTCGTCGAAAATCATCAGGCACGGCAGGTGCGCCATCGCTCGCCCCACACCCCCCAGCCCCGTCTTGAACGCATCGATGCGTGTCTGCTCCAGGGCATAGCGCCTGTGTCGTTCGGGCGTCAGTGCCGGTGGTTGCGGCGCGATCAGTGTCCAGGACGTTGGCGACCATACTAATAGGTACATGGCCATGACTTCGGCGAAGGTCACCAAATGATTGTCGGC
The window above is part of the Pseudomonas sp. B21-048 genome. Proteins encoded here:
- a CDS encoding alkaline phosphatase D family protein, with product MSVSLPSPANHSPLPPVLVGPLLRRLEPTRLLLWLVGSRALPLTLRLQGIDIRLDAGQCTIIPVGTHAFVHLIDVPLDAALPCDTLIEYDLLITEADGAQSGIREWAPHLLYGEAHCPSFVLRSRIDQLLHGSCRKPHHPAADGLLCVDRLLESEPDACKRPALLIMSGDQVYADDVSGPMLRAIHALIERLGLFDEHLDGAVVSDSARLYEHPATYYHRADLLPALESNETLRERFFGGARKPIFTSSSADNHLVTFAEVMAMYLLVWSPTSWTLIAPQPPALTPERHRRYALEQTRIDAFKTGLGGVGRAMAHLPCLMIFDDHDITDDWNLSAQWEETAYGHPFSKRIIGNALLAYMLCQGWGNNPDAFGSMLEKTRLLSDTGQDHYLDSDVQDGLIDELLSFQKWHYVLPTRPALVVLDTRTRRWRSEMNLKQPSGLLDWEALSELQQELLDHPSAIIVSPAPIFGVKLIETVQRVFSWCGYPLLVDAENWMAHRGAAQVILNIFRHSRTPGNYVVLSGDVHYSFVYEVLIRHRKAGPRIWQITSSGIKNEFPPALLEWFDRLNRWLYSPRSPLNWLTKRRRMHIVPHIPAHAEAGERLWNSAGVGQVFFNEKGQPQDIYQFNADGSPKTRMIAPEISEAVE
- a CDS encoding adenylate kinase, translating into MSNYYLHSINLTRTLIIGNSGSGKSWLAKRLAEHLQVPWIDLDLIHWISDEHSIARPRAEALKMAKMAANEERWIIEGVYGWMVSELVEQATALIWLCPEDEDCVSHIRQREAKRNDSDELLIALQEWAKTYRIREGSSGFAAHRHLFKAFRSSKLQLMNRAEVTAFVSTMQKID